In the Paenibacillus sp. FSL R7-0337 genome, AGTTTTAAAAGAAGTTACCTCAATAAACCCACTTTTTCCAGCCTGTATCGGTTTATGAGCAATGAATATAGTCTATTGGAAGATGTATTCACGTTTGATCAGGCGGAATTTGAAATTAGCCAGCATGTTGGTATCAATCCGGATATAGCAAGCAAATATGATATGTTCAATATTCTGGGTTTTGCTCTATATCAAGACCAGCTTGACTTGCTGCTTTTCAGTGAAAGGGACTCCAATTCTTCTCAACGATTAAATCCTTCTTCACCTAAATGGGCTAACAAAGACAAATTCATTCTAGTTTACCTGGAAGCTCTAATTATTGATTTTGCCTATCGGTCTTCTAATTATCCAGCTTCTGACGGCTATTCAGATCATATTGACCTGATACATAAAGAATTCATGGAGAAAAACACTTATCAAGACAGAAAATCCTACTTATTGAAGATTTTAAATATCATTGGAAAAACTATTGCGCCAAAACTGAAAAAACATGAAGCTGTAGATTTTAATGTAGATATATTCACCGCAATTATAATCGCACTTGAAGAAATCGAACCTAGTCTATTTGAATCTCATGCCACAATAAGAATTCCGGTGAGCGGGGGCATTCATCATTCAGTTGAAGATTTCTTAAAGATTTATGATCGTTTCTTTAACAGGTACGGTGTTTCATATAGCTTGGATATTTCTTATAAATATCTTAGTTCAGGGGAAATGGATTTTATCCGTGCTTTTAGCAGTTTACATGACATGATAAATATGTCTTTAGAGGACAAGAAGGCCAAAAGTGTTCTTCTGATTATGGATGAACCCGATGTATCCTTTCATCCCGAGTGGTCTAGACAATACATTTATTATCTCACGAGGTACATTTCAAAGATTAGTATTGGCAGTGACATCCATTATCAAATTCTATTTTCAACTCATTCTCCCTTCATCGTATCCGATATTCCCAAGGAACATATCACTTGTATTAATATCCTTTATAAGGAAGAGAAGCTTTATCGAATCGTTAAGGCAGCTGAATTTGGGCTAATGAGCAATTTTTATGACATTGTTAAAAGCGACTTTTTCCTTGGAGCACCAATGGGGGCGTTTGCGAAGCAACTCTTTTCGGATCTGATGAAGCGGATGAACGACTGGACAGAGTATGACCCTAGCGAGATTAAAAAGGTACATACGATTATTGCCGGTATCGGTGAGGCAGTAATCCGTATAAAACTCCAATCCCATCTTGAAGCACAGGTCATTCGTATACAGGCGAACATGAATTTTAAAGATGAGGTGCGTATCGCTGAACTGGAAAAGGAGCTTGAACAACTTAAGAAAAAAAGAGGTGGAAAGAGTAATGATTAAGATCAGTCCTGACCGAATAACCAGCGTAGCGGATTTGTATCTAGCCGAGATGGAGGACGGGATCAAGAAGCGGTACAAGGATTGTATCCACTCTATTAATACATTCACACAACAGCCTGTATCCGCTTTACTTGAAAATGGGACGGGTATTCTGGACGACCAGCTTGTGCGAAAGCTACTCACAGCCTCTTTGGAAGATATACAGAACCAATATCCTGATATCGATAGTTATATGAGAACCTGTCAACTTGTCTATTACAGCGGCTTTCGAATTAACAAAGAACTTGAACGACGAGAAACATCCTGTAAACAAGTTAAGCGGATGGAATACAGGGAGAAATATGTTGACACTTATCGTTCAGATTGGATAGAACCTATATTGAAGAAACATCATAATTATAGTAAAAGCAAGCTTTTCTTTGACCGTTTCATTGATGAGATAAGAAGAGGTATAGAAGTGTTAAATATTAATCTTAACAATATATTCAATTACGAAAAATATATAAAAGCAGAGTTCCGGCATCATCTTCTGAATCGAATAGGAATCGATGTTTGTCCTTATTGCAATCGGCAATTTATTA is a window encoding:
- a CDS encoding AAA family ATPase, with product MHPQLLYVYIKDIGRAFEDQSFTLTNDFQIDYIQGKLTINTKENPYDDLWGENINNINLIVGKNGAGKTTLLELLGSTELRRSRLFKQPEWFALYFLEANTFVIEGNQVLPRNVSGISTPVDKDYSISVKYNYKTQNMQWDNYIHNQMYLSAEGKETLLNESLRILYQPKEADRLWLKNLNVIDGKDNTNSFKRSYLNKPTFSSLYRFMSNEYSLLEDVFTFDQAEFEISQHVGINPDIASKYDMFNILGFALYQDQLDLLLFSERDSNSSQRLNPSSPKWANKDKFILVYLEALIIDFAYRSSNYPASDGYSDHIDLIHKEFMEKNTYQDRKSYLLKILNIIGKTIAPKLKKHEAVDFNVDIFTAIIIALEEIEPSLFESHATIRIPVSGGIHHSVEDFLKIYDRFFNRYGVSYSLDISYKYLSSGEMDFIRAFSSLHDMINMSLEDKKAKSVLLIMDEPDVSFHPEWSRQYIYYLTRYISKISIGSDIHYQILFSTHSPFIVSDIPKEHITCINILYKEEKLYRIVKAAEFGLMSNFYDIVKSDFFLGAPMGAFAKQLFSDLMKRMNDWTEYDPSEIKKVHTIIAGIGEAVIRIKLQSHLEAQVIRIQANMNFKDEVRIAELEKELEQLKKKRGGKSND